A stretch of DNA from Aspergillus flavus chromosome 3, complete sequence:
TGTTATGGAGAAAAGAGTGAGAAGACCAGTCGCAGCCCTTGGATAAGATGatgaggttgatgttgaGAGGCCccaaaagaggaagacaGAGAGCGCTGAACCTACTGATGAGAAAAGCATCATGTTCGTAACGGCGAAGCGGTCACAAAGTGAGCCGATCACTATTCCACCAACCACGGAAGTCGAATTGAAGAGGGCCAATAAAAGCGTGCCCGTGGTCTTAGATAGACCAGCTACACTGGTCGAGTAAGATGGCAAATAAGTCGTAGGCAGAAAATACCCAAAGCCCTGGATAATATTCCCCATTTGTAGCATCCAGAAAGTGACCAGCTTCAGGAATGTTAAGTCCAGACGTCGAGCGGAGGTCGATAGTGAGGGTGGGATTCGCGGCTTTACGAATGGCAGAGCTGCCAACGTAGAGAGTAGCTGGGAAGAGTCAGTTCGGCTGCTGCCCCCACTAGCACTGATAGAATGTGGGCTATGCTATCCAGCGAGACAAAGGCATTAGGGCTTGCTTGGTGTCCTGGAGTGGGATATATATGGCGTTGCTTTATTGCTGGTGTATTAAGCTTATTACAAGCGAGTAACCATGACCGGACAGCTATGGCGGCTATCTCCAGTACGGGATGATCATGGGCGGAAATAAGCCAGCACTAGGAAAGCCACGTAAAGAAGAGGACTTAGGGGCACAGCCATACTGGGGATAGAGGCATTGCGAGGATATGCGTGTTTCGGCAATTGTCTTGCCATTAAATAAATTGTGCGTGAAGATGGTACTGACCGTAGTGACTGTCCAGGCTCTCAAGGTGGTTCTCGCTCCAAAACGTTCAAGACAGGCGCTGGCTAGAAAAGGGAGGACTACACCGCAGATGCTTTTGGCAGCCCACATAATCCCATACGCGAGGCCTTTACGACGGACAAACCATTGATCAAGATATAGGGTTGTCGGGCTAAAGACCAGACCATTCCCAACGGCGCATAGAACACCCTGAGTGACAATTAAGTGCCACACTGTTatcgagaaagaggaaaggagagagCCAGAAACACTGAGCAACAGGCCAACAGAAGCACAATACTTCTGTAGCTGGGGATAACGGGTGAGAAGAGTGAAAGATACgggggaaagaagatagaGGATTCCCTGAGACACCCCACAATATTCGTTAGTATACACTCCGTCATACTGTTATCAGTCCACAGATCTCTATGCTGGACTTGGGGATAATACAGTTGAAGTCGTTCCCACTACTGCCAGATCCCCTTTGCTCCCTTGAAGGTCATTGTGCGAGGAATAGTACTCTTGAAATATCCCATAGACGAGAGAAAAGCCTAGCGACTGGGTGTCAACGTCCTATCCAAAACCATGTCAAGAGCTGTGGCTGTACCCCAGACCGGTAATTGGATTAAGCAGCACGAGGCTAACATCAACCAAGCGTCTTTTCCTCGATCTGTTGCGGGTAGAGACGGTTGTTCGAGTTCAAATTGGGAAGCATTATGGGTGCCTTCTGGGGGAGATGGTTGCGGTTGAGGAATGGGCTGCTGAGACTGCATCTTCTTGCATGGAAAATGGATGCCTTGTCTGAAGTGACTGCTGATGGAACAATAGAGATGGATACTCTGATGACTGATATGAGATGTAACTTACCCCGCGCACATGATCGGCCCTTCTCTCTTCCAAGTACACTCATTGCCAGCGTGGCTTCCATTCTACAGACATTCATGGGACAGAAGTGAAGATTGAAAGGtatcttgtttttttcttcgcaTCATTCAATCGACTCGGTTCTATTAAGGCCGTATCCCTGACAGAAAAAACAGGGCCATGTCGTCATAGAAGAAGCCTAATATAAtggataataaaaaaaataggtATAGAAAACAAATAGACACAGCTAATACAGATAATCGTGAAGCAGATGCTGCACATAAGTGACGAGTGATCGTCGACCTAAACACCATACATACCCTTTGCCGATTCATATCCCAGAGTATATTTCCCAACCTTCCCATCCACACGCCTGATACGCCGTCACAAAacgggaaaaaagaaacagaaaaaagagataaGCCCAAAAAGACAACACATATCCACGGCTGAACGCCAATTCCCATCGTGTACAGattcaaataataaataaagataacaCATTGCCCACTGTCACTACCATCACCACCGGCAGGAGGCAGCCTGGATGAGGGATTGGTCTGGCATCTCAGGAAAGCGAGGATAGCTGGGAAGCCTGTGTCGGCCCAGAGACATCCTTCATCGGGACATCCGAGGACTTAGTACTTCCGCCTTCTCCGATGGCCCGGGGTTGTGCATGTTCGTTGTTACCAACTGTGGATAACTCGCGGTTCATGTGGGGTTGCGTTGTGGGTGATTTGGGCGGAGGCATCGGAGTGGCCTGAGTTTGGGACTTTTCGGAGGTGGGAGTAGTGAGAGTGCCTCTCCGGATAAGATAGTCCCCCAAGCTAAGCTTTTTCTTCACCGGGCTAGGTGCAGTCACGCTAGACCCGGGGATTGCTGTGTCTGAGGTAGATGGTGACGATATCACAGCTGGTGCACCGGACCCTGGACTGTTGGCAGGAGGTAGTGAAGGAATAGTAGCAGGAAGTGAAACGCGAAGATCAACACGATGACTGTTTCCTTTGCCTCCCGGTATTCGCGAGTTATGAGCAGCAGTGGATGGCCACGGTGGTGGCAGTGGAGGTTTAATAGAACTTCGTCCTGATAATGGCGAGGTTTCTTGTTGCCATCCTGGAGTACCCATTGGGGACACGGCATCCTTCATTTCCATGTCATCCCGGTCACCCGTCACGCTCGGTGTGGTAACTGTGAGTGGCCCTGCGCGTGGACTTGACACAGGGGACATCAGATGTGTGGCATGCTTGGACTGCGATGAGGGCGACACGAAGAATTGTTGACTGGATTTTTCCAGTCGTATACGGTCCGCATAGCATCGCTTCAGCAGCCGCTGGGTGAATGGGACGAAATTGGGTCGACGAGATGGAGTAGTGGACGGTGAGGGGCTATCACAAACATCGAGTTCCGTCTGCGTTGCTGAGTCAACGTACTGAGGACGCCCAAGCCGAGACCGCAGCGAAGGGGTCCCATGATTCGATGCCTTTCGCGGAGAGCCATGGCGTCCTCCAGGTAAAGATCCCGGGGAAATGGCTGATGTAGGCGAGTGAGACTGGCGATCACGACCGCTTAGATGTGTGAAGTAGCTTGCCTGAGCCGACGCACTCCCGATGACCGGTGTCGTCTGCGTGGACTGGCCGCTGGCTCGCTTCTTTCTTCGGTGCGAAGCTTGTTGGTCCTGTTCCAATTGCTGGAATTTCTTCTCCACTGCAGCGATTTTCCGTTTATCTCGAGCTGAGAGCTCGGCTTCGCCGAATACGACCCCTTCAGTAGAGGTTTGCAATGTAGGCGTGAGATCGCGACTACGGGTCTGGCCTCGTGCAGAGCCTGACGTGGAAAGTGTATCCGTTTGATCGTCCTCTTCCAAGTTTTTAGTAGCCTCACTGCCAGCACGGCTATTGGACGCCGGGGGTGAGATGTTCGATTTgcttttggttttcttccGCTTTGAACTCGTTTGCTTCGAGTTGGTATCCAATGCTTTCGGATGTCGACGACGATCTACATTAGCCAACAGGCAATTGGGTGGAGCGACGCAGGCACAGCCGCCAAAGTGAGATAGCACATTGCTGATGCACATAGCTGCCACATCCTGTGCGTTGTCACTGAACTCCTGCTTGACAACACCATTGGTCGATTCGAACAGTTGTGGGTCTAGATACCACATGGCGGTAATCTCTGAATCGGCCGCTATGTCTTCTTTAGCAACAAAGCAAAAGTGGTACTCCACTTCATTGGTGATGAAGGTTCTGATGGTGACATTGGGACGACAGGACCGTCGCGCATAGCGGAGTATGTTTCCCTCATGGCGACTATCGATATACAGAGGCAGTTGAGGGTggaagaaaacgaaaggTTCTGGATGACGAAGCTCTTGCCAGCGGTTACTGGCTTCAACGCAGTATTTCCAGAGCGGTCCAATTTTGCCAGTGATCTCTCCTACAATTTCGTCCTTTCTGACGGGATCCCGTGTCTTGAGGATCTTCCAGGTTGGGTGAATCCCGTCAATGTCAACGTTCGCATCTCTGATGGTCTCTGTTGCGAGAGATGGCCAATGGGACCTGTCCAGCGCCCCGCCCGACCAGGTGAAAACATCCTGCGCAGAGCGCCCATTAGAAGCGCGAGCAAGTGCGCCCGGCTCGTTTACCCATGTCGCTAAATGCGTGGCAAGTTCAAGATTAACAAACAGATTACTATCTGTGTCGACATGATGGTTGTCTTGGTCATAGAGATGGAGAAATTCATTCGAATATAGGGGAATAGAAGGGCCTGATGGTTTCGTGGGACTCATTGATGTCGTGGTACGTTTACGCGAAtcgggaggaagagagggcaCGCCCGCCAAGGAGCCGACAGACCCAGAGGCACGATGATTGGTTTTAGCCTTCTTCGCCGGAGGCTGGTCGCGAGTGCTGGACTCGGATCGATTGTGGGTGCCGTTTACTTGTTCTCCATCTTtagtctttttcttctgacTCTTTGTCCCTGATCGTTTAGCTTTCCGGTCACCGCCATCGCTCTGTTCCCTGAGGCGTCTCTGCCGCTCAGTTGCACGCCTGCCATCCAAGGGGCGGGGCTCACAATCGACGCAATTGTGGACCTCTGGTACGTCCCGACCATGATAGTAGCACTCAATATGTTGCCACGTCTCGCACCCTTCGCAGAAGACCGTGTtcccatcgtcatcttcgaatGCACAGATGCATTTGATGGTATACggttcctcttcttcagggGCAGCGGAGTCGGAAACGGCGCCGTTGACGGCAGGCGAATTCAGAGAGACGGTGACCGGATAAGGCTCCGTGGCTGGATGCGTGATGACGACAGGGGAGGTATCTGTCATAATCTGACAGGATACCTCCTCTCAGGCTAAACAGTGCACGCGCAATGGGTTTCAATTGGAAGAGAGGCTCACGGATAAACCGTCAAAGCCCAGCACGCATGTCACTTATTGCCAAACCGACAATTGCCTCCTTATATAGCTCGTTATGGTCAGCGCTGATACAGTAAAGAAGCTGAAAATCCGCCGAGAAAACCGTCAATCCAGGAGAGCAAGAGCAAGAAAGGTTCGATATTGTTTGACAGGAACAAGTCAGGTGAGCCCAAGTGTACCGTGGGAATGCAGGCTGGTACAGTCGCTCGGCAGTTGCCAAGATACGTCGCTGGATAAGACAAGACTGTTCGAGAGGTGCAAAAGGGGTGAACGGTTATCGAGGTCTTAGTGGAGTCGTCGATCTCGTTGGCGCGTGCGACCGTGAGAGAGTAGATATGTATCGAGAATCGGAAACCGATGGATGTAAAGAGACGGTCGGGCCACGAATCGCATGGAGAGGGATGATGGCGACAGGTAGGTGAGATGAGGCCAGAAATAGTGAGGAGATTGCACCtatgaagaaggatgaagtcaagggagggaaaggatTAGGTAAACGTGGCAAGAGAACGTAGGAGCAATGAAagaagcaaaggaaaatggaaatggGAGGATAGACGAGTGAAAGACGAACGAAGGAGAGTAAAGGTTGAGAAcaagagggagagggagaagaaggaagagagggagggagagtCGTGAGAGAGAGGCTAAAGCCACGGATGGGCCATTCAAGCGGCGCGTCCCAAGACCCAAAGTAAAAGAGGAAAAGCGTGGAATAATTTTTCCCTCCCGCTCTCGCTCGGCGGGAAAGCAGTTGCTGATCCTGGGGattaattttctttattttctcgCCTTGGGCGGAATCCGTAGATAGAAGAAGAGCATAATTAATAAGGAAAACGAGAGGGGGGTGTGGGAAGTAGGGAAAGCGATCGGACGAGCGCGAGAGAACCTGCCCGTCCGAAGAACGAATTGCGAGCCAGATCGTaagggagggggggaagTGCGAAAGGACCAggagaacaaaaggaaaggtGGCTTTCGAGGTCGGCCGGAAACGAACCCACGCCGACCTTTGGGTCGAGGGCGTAGGACCCGGACTGCGGGACGGCCTGAGAAGTCAGGCCTCTCCAGCCAACTGTGCTGCCTGGGGAATTGACAGTCGGGCGGCATCCCCGCCTATCCATTTTCGGCAGGGAGGGTTGTTCTCGGTCCCAGAAGGGAAAGGTAAGTGCCAAGACCCAATTCAGGCATAGTGGGGAAAACGCAAGAGAGCGACAAGTATGAAGATCCAAGGCAGCAAGGCTGACTGACAGGCTGAGAACGTAGTGATCATAACTGTTGTGTGTTGATTCCAAGTTCGGGGATAGGAAGAGCAAAAATAATGGCAAGAAATAAATGTAAAAGTCATAGAACACAgaataggaaaaagaagaaaaaaaaaagtaatacTTAACCTTTGTAGGG
This window harbors:
- a CDS encoding major facilitator superfamily domain-containing protein, with the translated sequence MQSQQPIPQPQPSPPEGTHNASQFELEQPSLPATDRGKDAWLMLASCCLIQLPVWGFSLVYGIFQEYYSSHNDLQGSKGDLAVVGTTSTGILYLLSPVSFTLLTRYPQLQKYCASVGLLLSVSGSLLSSFSITVWHLIVTQGVLCAVGNGLVFSPTTLYLDQWFVRRKGLAYGIMWAAKSICGVVLPFLASACLERFGARTTLRAWTVTTLLSTLAALPFVKPRIPPSLSTSARRLDLTFLKLVTFWMLQMGNIIQGFGYFLPTTYLPSYSTSVAGLSKTTGTLLLALFNSTSVVGGIVIGSLCDRFAVTNMMLFSSVGSALSVFLFWGLSTSTSSSYPRAATGLLTLFSITYGFFAGGFSSTWSGVLTQIKRERPSLETGLVFGLLAGGRGIGNVISGPLSTALIEKGSVGGSDTGYGTEYGALILFTGITAFLGAWSWMWRYLSVCYHS
- a CDS encoding putative PHD finger and SET domain protein, which translates into the protein MVLSIDSTEEVATFKSICTAHIPLAPFECVRRILYCVDALRPNARFSDRTPSYTIFTSDCTMAIGPTLGTGLFIGSGQALAAGGPASLLGSYIFISVLVYCVSTAVAEIAAHLPSQTGTMVNHTYRYASSHLGFSLGYLRWFSIAALVPFEITNAMVNLGLWNPGARLAIRISIVTAVVFFFNMLPEKAFKRSEAAFTALKLVTTIGLIIISGYLAVRGVPESAARGFRYWHEPGAMNEYLTDGHLGRLLGLVQCILCSTISFIFSPELIVQRAEQVDSESVRNALDMTRIDCFHLFALYILSSLAITVSSPSDEPLLTNHGIGAGLSPYIVGIRRSGIPILPTVATALIFLSSVASGRSFLYISSRTLCSLAETGHGPELFKVRNDYGVPYISVIISALFSGFAYLSLAMSASVVFNLLMYFITTSGYISWLFSCVIYFQFRRTTALQGFTPANQTRIQPYGAYFGIAACTFLPLANALLLAAPSWIVARNSIPAYIAVSIFLLLYFGHLMKSIVTQRRLQSEELRKQGCGDMLEKCTARPQGSTVGWRGLTSQAVPQSGSYALDPKVGVATEPYPVTVSLNSPAVNGAVSDSAAPEEEEPYTIKCICAFEDDDGNTVFCEGCETWQHIECYYHGRDVPEVHNCVDCEPRPLDGRRATERQRRLREQSDGGDRKAKRSGTKSQKKKTKDGEQVNGTHNRSESSTRDQPPAKKAKTNHRASGSVGSLAGVPSLPPDSRKRTTTSMSPTKPSGPSIPLYSNEFLHLYDQDNHHVDTDSNLFVNLELATHLATWVNEPGALARASNGRSAQDVFTWSGGALDRSHWPSLATETIRDANVDIDGIHPTWKILKTRDPVRKDEIVGEITGKIGPLWKYCVEASNRWQELRHPEPFVFFHPQLPLYIDSRHEGNILRYARRSCRPNVTIRTFITNEVEYHFCFVAKEDIAADSEITAMWYLDPQLFESTNGVVKQEFSDNAQDVAAMCISNVLSHFGGCACVAPPNCLLANVDRRRHPKALDTNSKQTSSKRKKTKSKSNISPPASNSRAGSEATKNLEEDDQTDTLSTSGSARGQTRSRDLTPTLQTSTEGVVFGEAELSARDKRKIAAVEKKFQQLEQDQQASHRRKKRASGQSTQTTPVIGSASAQASYFTHLSGRDRQSHSPTSAISPGSLPGGRHGSPRKASNHGTPSLRSRLGRPQYVDSATQTELDVCDSPSPSTTPSRRPNFVPFTQRLLKRCYADRIRLEKSSQQFFVSPSSQSKHATHLMSPVSSPRAGPLTVTTPSVTGDRDDMEMKDAVSPMGTPGWQQETSPLSGRSSIKPPLPPPWPSTAAHNSRIPGGKGNSHRVDLRVSLPATIPSLPPANSPGSGAPAVISSPSTSDTAIPGSSVTAPSPVKKKLSLGDYLIRRGTLTTPTSEKSQTQATPMPPPKSPTTQPHMNRELSTVGNNEHAQPRAIGEGGSTKSSDVPMKDVSGPTQASQLSSLS